Proteins encoded together in one Anopheles darlingi chromosome 3, idAnoDarlMG_H_01, whole genome shotgun sequence window:
- the LOC125957015 gene encoding protein midgut expression 1-like isoform X1: MCSLIGCCCDCAATIACCCCTCALQTLCCMVFIVVIICLAIGLGVYFGVFHNRDSDSDTTTTPSSALLRALLPEGMTDEKEPAWVY; the protein is encoded by the exons ATGTGTTCACTgatcggatgctgctgtgaTTGTGCTGCCACGATTGCTTGCTG CTGCTGTACCTGTGCACTGCAGACGCTCTGCTGCATGGTCTTCATAGTGGTCATCATCTGTCTGGCGATCGGTTTGGGCGTCTACTTCGGTGTGTTCCACAATCGGGACTCGGACTCCGATACGACGACCACACCGTCTAGTGCACTGCTGCGAGCCCTGCTACCCGAGGGCATGACGGACGAGAAGGAACCGGCCTGGGTATACTAA
- the LOC125957015 gene encoding protein midgut expression 1-like isoform X2 — translation MCGILRCCCDCTKRIACCCCTCALQTLCCMVFIVVIICLAIGLGVYFGVFHNRDSDSDTTTTPSSALLRALLPEGMTDEKEPAWVY, via the exons ATGTGTGGCATACTGCGATGCTGTTGTGATTGCACCAAGCGGATAGCTTGCTG CTGCTGTACCTGTGCACTGCAGACGCTCTGCTGCATGGTCTTCATAGTGGTCATCATCTGTCTGGCGATCGGTTTGGGCGTCTACTTCGGTGTGTTCCACAATCGGGACTCGGACTCCGATACGACGACCACACCGTCTAGTGCACTGCTGCGAGCCCTGCTACCCGAGGGCATGACGGACGAGAAGGAACCGGCCTGGGTATACTAA